A genomic region of Aspergillus oryzae RIB40 DNA, chromosome 1 contains the following coding sequences:
- a CDS encoding quinone oxidoreductase family protein (NADPH:quinone reductase and related Zn-dependent oxidoreductases), with protein sequence MSMSLPPTMKGVRIRQQGDPANMVIETGLPLPTVKDTDVLVKLHYSGVNFIDIYQRTGVYGVQVPFTAGREGAGTIVQVGAKVTSSYGLKVGDRVAVFTQGAFAEYVAAPAEGVMRLPPSVSTKVGAAVMLQGLTAWTMVQESHKVSSGQIILVQAAAGGTGGLLVQMCKYLGATVIGAVSSVEKAKVAEENGCDHIILYKTTNVEEQVMRLTGNKGCHAVFSGVGQSTFNADLACTRRKGTLVSYGNSSGVVSNFSILLLSKKNVKLVRPTLANYIAEREEFVERSTQLLKLLEDGAIHMRLGGEYELEDVQKAQDALTGQKTMGKLLINLQA encoded by the coding sequence ATGAGCATGTCTCTACCGCCGACTATGAAAGGCGTTCGGATTCGCCAACAGGGTGATCCGGCGAATATGGTCATTGAGACAGGGTTGCCCCTGCCTACCGTCAAAGACACCGATGTGCTTGTCAAGCTCCATTATTCCGGCGTCAACTTTATCGATATCTATCAGCGCACCGGTGTCTATGGCGTACAGGTGCCATTCACTGCTGGCCGTGAAGGTGCCGGAACGATTGTTCAAGTTGGCGCCAAAGTAACTTCATCGTACGGGTTGAAAGTAGGGGACCGTGTCGCCGTCTTTACACAGGGCGCCTTTGCCGAATATGTGGCCGCCCCGGCGGAGGGTGTGATGAGACTACCTCCATCAGTGTCCACCAAGGTAGGAGCCGCAGTCATGCTTCAGGGTCTCACTGCCTGGACTATGGTCCAGGAATCGCACAAAGTGAGCAGTGGCCAAATTATTCTTGTGCAAGCTGCAGCCGGTGGGACTGGAGGTCTCCTGGTCCAGATGTGCAAGTATCTTGGTGCTACCGTCATCGGGGCGGTCTCCAGCGTGGAAAAGGCCAAAGTCGCCGAGGAAAACGGATGTGACCACATCATCCTGTACAAAACCACCAACGTGGAAGAGCAAGTTATGCGATTGACTGGCAACAAGGGATGTCATGCCGTCTTCAGTGGCGTTGGCCAAAGTACTTTCAATGCGGACCTGGCCTGCACCCGGAGAAAGGGCACCCTAGTTTCATACGGAAATAGTAGCGGCGTGGTATCCAATTTTTCCATTCTGCTtttgagcaagaagaatgtaaagCTGGTCAGGCCAACCTTGGCAAACTACATTGCTGAGAGAGAGGAGTTTGTGGAGAGAAGCACGCAGCTGTTAAAGTTGCTCGAAGACGGGGCCATCCATATGCGGCTAGGAGGCGAATatgagctggaggatgtcCAGAAGGCGCAGGATGCGCTCACTGGTCAGAAGACAATGGGCAAGTTACTCATCAATTTACAAGCTTGA
- a CDS encoding uncharacterized protein (uncharacterized protein conserved in bacteria): MQNHTLRQHVPSANIRQAFAVAMSAMYAKEVPLYGDLLSLVQQSNQRVLESDPNLRQKLSTTDNLDRIHWERHGAIRVGRPDELNQVRRVLQVMNMLPTGYYDLAPANVPVHSTCFRAPELSELSKNAFRMFVSLLRPELIKSDEVRQRVTSILSRRSIFSERMLALLAIYESNGGLVEAEAEEFVHEATSSFQWHNSAAVSYVEYQEMLSESAILADIVAFKSPHINHLTPRVLDIDAVQSSMRDWNIPVKDYIEGPPKRKCPILLRQTSFKAIEEPISFPVEITESANTKQFVPGRHKARFGEIEQRGAALTVKGRQLYDSLLAIATRDSITAGDTTAFSRVFASFPDSWMEMRELGLAWFRYYINPNKLHAQPEPKPFNLSQLIEDDIVRYEPIVYEDFLPISAAGIFRSNLDKNGDSATIYLNSCDLCSKCDFEKALGVEVADEMLLYQRIQAESIDQCKAWVENAWGGL, translated from the coding sequence ATGCAAAACCACACTTTACGCCAGCATGTCCCATCAGCAAACATCCGACAAGCCTTTGCGGTGGCCATGTCAGCCATGTACGCCAAAGAGGTCCCTTTATATGGCGATTTGCTTAGTTTGGTTCAACAAAGTAACCAGAGAGTACTTGAGAGCGATCCAAATCTTCGCCAAAAGCTCAGTACTACTGATAATCTCGACAGAATCCATTGGGAGCGCCACGGAGCCATACGTGTCGGCAGGCCGGACGAGCTGAACCAGGTCCGACGCGTCCTCCAGGTCATGAATATGCTGCCTACTGGGTATTATGACCTTGCACCGGCTAATGTCCCGGTGCATTCGACTTGTTTCCGAGCACCTGAACTATCTGAGCTCTCGAAAAATGCTTTTCGCATGTTTGTCTCCTTGCTCCGCCCAGAGCTGATCAAGTCCGATGAGGTTCGTCAACGCGTTACCAGCATTCTTTCCCGCCGGAGTATATTCTCCGAAAGGATGTTGGCGCTGCTGGCCATATATGAATCCAACGGGGGCCTTGTCGAAGCGGAAGCCGAAGAGTTTGTCCATGAAGCAACGAGCAGCTTCCAGTGGCACAACTCAGCCGCGGTATCTTATGTGGAATACCAGGAGATGTTATCCGAAAGCGCTATCTTGGCCGACATTGTTGCCTTCAAGTCGCCGCATATCAACCACCTGACCCCACGAGTACTGGACATTGACGCAGTCCAATCGAGTATGCGAGACTGGAACATACCGGTCAAAGATTACATCGAGGGACCTCCGAAACGGAAATGTcctattcttcttcgacaGACTAGTTTTAAAGCGATTGAGGAGCCAATCAGCTTTCCTGTGGAAATAACAGAATCTGCAAACACTAAGCAATTTGTCCCAGGCAGACACAAGGCACGCTTCGGCGAGATTGAACAGCGAGGTGCGGCTCTAACGGTGAAAGGACGTCAACTGTATGATTCGCTTCTGGCAATAGCGACCAGGGATTCTATCACAGCCGGTGATACGACTGCGTTCTCCCGTGTCTTTGCGAGTTTCCCAGACTCTTGGATGGAAATGCGCGAGCTAGGACTGGCCTGGTTCCGCTACTACATCAATCCCAACAAACTTCACGCGCAGCCTGAACCGAAGCCATTCAACTTAAGCCAATTGATTGAGGATGACATAGTCCGCTACGAGCCCATAGTCTACGAAGACTTTCTCCCCATAAGCGCGGCCGGCATCTTCCGGAGTAACTTGGACAAGAACGGGGATAGCGCAACTATATACTTGAACTCCTGTGACCTCTGTAGTAAGTGTGACTTTGAGAAGGCTCTCGGGGTTGAAGTCGCCGACGAGATGCTTCTGTATCAGAGAATTCAGGCGGAGAGCATCGACCAGTGTAAGGCTTGGGTTGAAAACGCTTGGGGAGGTTTATAG
- a CDS encoding RidA family protein (predicted protein) — protein sequence MSGTTHPNGVPYLRPAGNAQGLANYPHARTVTAGHGASYLHISGTSSRRGDGSFVGAERAHDPNGNPSLKLDIRLQTAAVLKNIAAIIDGATEGRAGMQNVVEVTVFLTNMKDDYAGMNEEWNKVWPDRTTAPARTTVEVRALPREEILVEMKCVAWLAGFQLRAKAQSLTKPRDLVHPRWSGNDC from the exons ATGTCAGGCACCACGCATCCCAATGGCGTCCCCTATCTCCGTCCAGCCGGCAACGCCCAAGGCCTCGCTAATTATCCGCATGCCCGAACGGTTACTGCCGGGCATGGAGCTTCTTATCTCCATATTTCGGGAACTTCTTCGCGCCGCGGCGATGGATCGTTTGTCGGAGCTGAAAGAGCCCACGACCCCAACGGCAACCCCTCTCTCAAACTCGACATTCGTCTCCAGACAGCGGCCGTCTTGAAGAACATAGCGGCGATCATAGACGGCGCCACGGAGGGTCGGGCTGGGATGCAGAATGTGGTCGAAGTTACCGTTTTCCTTACGAACATGAAAGACGATTATGCTGGGATGAATGAAGAGTGGAACAAGGTCTGGCCAGACCGCACGACGGCGCCGGCACGCACAACTGTGGAAGTGAGGGCATTGCCCCGGGAGGAAATCCTGGTGGAGATGAAATGCGTTGCCTGGCTCGCCGG GTTTCAACTTCGCGCCAAAGCCCAAAGCCTTACTAAACCAAGGGATTTAGTGCACCCTCGATGGTCTGGTAATGATTGCTAA
- a CDS encoding fungal specific transcription factor domain-containing protein (predicted protein), whose product MASLHTGSLAPARESPAEHQEGLLNSGTFVSKGDGQLGDGRESARSLTHLKPIPDEVRTLLVGHYFRVIHPIFPIIPEKDFREQLRRSGLGHDDDNSQLSFVMNALLAVAVSGLKSTHPISEDPCLRAYDLANLGHLFYSNATREILLFQSKEKLGLNSIIGHGLLSLYLAETGKAYEAWVTTGHAIRLYQGLDLSDDPIPSQDPHMQRGLWWCLYVLDRSLSTALLKPLAIDDTEYGLEDKFKAPTHDTDSETDFWFSVIVDFHIIMGRIYKTVRYIRKAARNSTPNLEDKIQADVRRHDEELGNYFTEKVLPWIKESPRDFEAIALQTVAISSYYASLILLHRVFLEKYTVAEPAMFLRCAEAASGCIKLTPRLIATVPGSHFLIQHGRALFASAKVLLHCIRLAWNPIFTAKALNDLEAAVGMLRNLSIQWPEIETYQTLVQEELKSIKAEFERRDKLSEALGRFGEGPSNITLCLDRLPDLDAHLLLPLSGTDLPRCHLRQQNHSHNSLFESTVQRGLPSTRIQHEGTGEPAAKRLRKGDDVHVDMGMMERPSMVQGRTSVAADEDNPLPVTRINSQLPILSPGTGSLSAESAGNDFMAFLWTDFDLIENQ is encoded by the coding sequence ATGGCGTCGCTTCATACAGGCTCCCTCGCCCCGGCACGAGAATCCCCCGCAGAACACCAAGAGGGGTTGCTCAACTCCGGAACGTTTGTGTCCAAAGGTGATGGGCAATTAGGTGACGGCAGGGAATCGGCGCGCTCATTGACTCACCTCAAACCCATTCCTGACGAAGTGCGCACGCTCCTCGTTGGCCATTACTTCCGAGTGATACATCCCATCTTCCCCATTATTCCCGAAAAAGACTTCAGAGAGCAGCTACGGAGGAGTGGTTTGGGTCATGACGATGATAACAGTCAGCTGTCCTTCGTGATGAATGCGCTCCTCGCCGTGGCGGTTTCCGGCCTCAAATCTACACACCCGATCTCCGAAGACCCTTGTCTGCGAGCGTACGATCTAGCGAATCTTGGTCATCTTTTCTACTCGAACGCTACGAGGGAAATCCTACTTTTccaatcaaaagaaaaactcgGTCTGAACTCTATCATTGGTCACGGGCTTCTTAGTCTATATCTCGCCGAGACAGGCAAAGCGTACGAAGCGTGGGTGACTACAGGCCACGCCATTCGCCTGTATCAGGGCTTGGATCTGAGTGACGATCCTATACCTAGTCAAGATCCACACATGCAGCGTGGACTGTGGTGGTGTTTGTATGTCCTTGATCGCTCTCTATCCACTGCTCTTCTGAAACCTCTGGCAATAGATGACACAGAATATGGATTGGAGGATAAGTTCAAAGCCCCAACGCATGATACTGACTCAGAAACGGACTTTTGGTTCTCCGTTATTGTTGACTTTCATATCATCATGGGTCGGATCTACAAAACCGTCCGCTACATACGCAAGGCTGCCCGCAACTCCACACCGAATTTGGAGGATAAGATCCAAGCTGACGTTCGTCGGcacgatgaagaactgggGAATTATTTCACAGAAAAGGTACTGCCGTGGATAAAAGAGTCGCCCCGGGACTTCGAAGCCATTGCGTTGCAGACCGTTGCCATATCCTCATATTACGCTAGCTTGATCCTCCTCCATCGAGTTTTCCTAGAGAAGTACACAGTGGCGGAACCTGCGATGTTCCTTCGATGTGCCGAGGCCGCGTCCGGCTGCATTAAGCTTACGCCTCGTCTAATAGCGACCGTGCCAGGAAGTCATTTTCTAATTCAACATGGTCGTGCGCTCTTCGCCAGCGCCAAGGTTTTGTTACACTGTATACGGCTGGCTTGGAACCCTATTTTTACCGCGAAAGCCCTGAACGACTTGGAGGCCGCCGTTGGAATGCTTCGCAATCTAAGCATACAATGGCCAGAGATTGAAACGTATCAGACGTTGGTTCAGGAGGAGCTAAAGTCCATAAAGGCCGAGTTTGAAAGACGCGACAAGCTCAGTGAAGCGTTGGGTCGTTTTGGGGAAGGCCCATCAAACATCACATTGTGCCTCGATAGACTACCCGACCTCGATGCACATCTCTTGTTACCATTATCAGGGACAGATCTACCACGATGTCATTTGCGCCAGCAGAACCATAGCCATAACAGTCTTTTTGAGTCCACGGTCCAACGCGGCTTGCCTTCGACCAGAATTCAGCACGAGGGAACAGGAGAACCAGCGGCCAAGAGGCTCAGGAAAGGAGATGATGTTCATGTAGAcatggggatgatggaacGCCCCTCGATGGTTCAGGGTAGAACCAGTGTAGCAGCGGATGAAGACAATCCACTTCCCGTCACTAGGATAAACTCTCAACTCCCTATTCTAAGCCCTGGAACAGGATCACTGTCAGCCGAATCTGCCGGCAATGATTTTATGGCTTTTTTATGGACAGATTTTGATCTAATTGAGAATCAATAA
- a CDS encoding amidohydrolase family protein (predicted metal-dependent hydrolase of the TIM-barrel fold), whose product MTNSCGCLCGCSSHDSDLGGVDGQTASPSMRIDVHTHIMPPELPSFPPLDEDVSSDRSHEWITLRPHNDQKPRTNGISNPKTPKKVDMYVGDRFFRTVEANCYDPELRIKEMDATGIDVQVLSTVPILFSYDKPAKQAASMARYLNDHIASVCQEYPQRFMGLATVPLQDVDASIAELHRAKKDLCLNGVEIGAEINGRSLDSAEFEPFWTACEELDFPIFVHPLGYEWEKEKTSRWKPYWSAWLIGMPSETALAIHAILSSGVLVTHPRLRFCFAHAGGSYLPLLGRIQHGYNCRPDLVAHSAQGVSPADFFKQHQSNIWLDSLMHDADLVEYICRKIGVGRIVLGSDYPFPLGEMPQPGELLSTDSQIQKFLCATSRERIMSKNVLDFLGIDKIPA is encoded by the exons ATGACGAACTCTTGTGGCTGCCTTTGTGGCTGCTCGAGTCATGACTCTGACCTTGGTGGTGTGGATGGCCAAACTGCGTCGCCATCTATGCGCATCGACGTCCACACCCACATCATGCCACCTGAACTGCCAAGCTTCCCACCtttggatgaggatgtttCGAGCGATAGGAGCCACGAATGGATCACGCTGAGACCACACAATGACCAAAAACCTCGGACGAACGGCATCAGTAACCCCAAAACACCTAAGAAAGTCGACATGTACGTAGGTGATCGGTTCTTCAGAACAGTGGAAGCCAATTGCTACGACCCTGAGTTACGCATTAAAGAAATGGACGCGACTGGAATCGATGTGCAAGTCCTGAGCACGGTCCCAATTCTGTTTTCTTATGACAAGCCAGCGAAACAGGCCGCCTCCATGGCCAGATATCTGAACGATCATATCGCTTCCGTATGTCAGGAATATCCTCAGCGGTTTATGGGACTGGCAACAGTTCCTTTGCAAGATGTCGACGCCTCAATCGCGGAACTGCACCGTGCAAAAAAGGACCTGTGTTTAAATGGCGTGGAGATCGGGGCTGAAATCAACGGGCGGAGCCTGGACAGCGCGGAGTTCGAACCATTCTGGACGGCATGCGAGGAGCTAGATTTTCCCATTTTTGTGCACCCCTTAGGGTACGAgtgggaaaaggagaagacgaGCCGGTGGAAGCCGTATTGGTCTGCATGGTTGATAGGCAT GCCAAGTGAGACGGCTCTCGCAATTCATGCAATTCTCTCTTCCGGCGTGTTAGTCACCCATCCAAGGCTACGTTTCTGCTTTGCGCACGCCGGCGGAAGCTACCTACCACTGCTGGGCCGCATTCAACACGGCTACAACTGCCGGCCGGACCTTGTGGCACATAGCGCGCAGGGCGTCTCACCAGCAGACTTCTTTAAGCAGCACCAGTCTAACATCTGGCTGGATAGCCTGATGCATGACGCCGACCTGGTGGAGTATATCTGCAGGAAAATCGGCGTAGGAAGGATTGTCTTGGGCAGTGACTATCCGTTTCCGCTGGGGGAGATGCCGCAGCCTGGGGAGCTACTATCCACAGATTCGCAGATTCAGAAATTTTTGTGCGCGACGAGTAGAGAGCGCATTATGTCGAAAAATGTACTAGATTTCTTGGGCATAGATAAGATACCTGCCtag
- a CDS encoding uncharacterized protein (predicted hydrolase related to dienelactone hydrolase): MRALLLASHSIPREKNPLADALHNVPPELTSNTPFSSLVNTYITYPKDNKTPEKAIVFLTDIFGIFPNSQLLADEFAKAGYLTVIPDLFQGDQINVADMESGKADLPSWLPKHQPANVDPVVEASVRYIRETLGAKSVGAVGYCFGAKAYLTGYEYGFLMGHSQYVTRLLMTNKVDVGFAAHPSFITHEELGAIQGPLSIAAAEIDSIFTTQLRHESENTLIKAGHPWQINLFSGVAHGFAIRGDMNVRIQRWAKEQAFVQAVSWFNQHLRGEIFVVIHLGIHGSGHT, from the exons ATGAGGGCACTCCTGTTGGCGAG TCATTCAATTCCTCGAGAGAAAAATCCACTGGCAGATGCGCTGCACAACGTACCTCCCGAGCTAACATCTAACacacccttctcttctctagtCAACACCTACATCACCTACCCCAAAGACAACAAGACCCCCGAGAAggccatcgtcttcttgaCCGACatcttcggcatcttccCCAACTCTCAACTCCTCGCTGACGAGTTCGCCAAGGCTGGATACTTGACTGTCATCCCGGATCTGTTCCAGGGCGACCAGATCAACGTCGCTGATATGGAGTCTGGCAAGGCTGATCTACCCTCCTGGCTGCCCAAGCACCAGCCCGCCAACGTCGACCCCGTCGTTGAGGCGTCAGTTAGGTACATCCGCGAGACTTTGGGTGCGAAGAGCGTTGGTGCTGTTGGTTACTGCTTTGGTGCTAAG GCTTATCTCACTGGGTATGAATATGGGTTTCTAATGGGCCATTCTCAGTACGTTACCCGCCTTCTGATGACCAACAAAGTCGATGTTGGCTTCGCCGCCCACCCCTCCTTCATCACCCACGAGGAATTAGGCGCTATCCAAGGCCCCTTGTCCATTGCTGCTGCCG AAATCgactccatcttcaccacccaACTCCGTCATGAATCCGAGAACACCCTCATTAAGGCCGGTCACCCCTGGCAAATCAACCTGTTCAGCGGCGTGGCCCACGGCTTTGCAATTCGCGGCGATATGAACGTCAGGATTCAGAGGTGGGCTAAGGAGCAGGCTTTTGTCCAGGCCGTTTCTTGGTTCAATCAGCACTT aCGTGGAGAAATTTTTGTTGTGATCCATCTTGGGATTCATGGATCCGGGCATACATAA
- a CDS encoding uncharacterized protein (predicted protein), with protein sequence MNAYSQPNRENGDQFRDVVIREGEMFLLPGNIPHSPRRQGDTIGLVMERKRPVGSIDRLRWYCENEKEHGETPALIREEQFFCEDMETQLKEVIEDWMRNESSRECKLCGSIAAAPGYSLDINE encoded by the exons ATGAATGCCTACAGTCAACCAAACAGAG AAAACGGTGATCAGTTCCGAGATGTCGTGATcagagagggagagatgtTTCTCTTGCCAG GCAACATTCCGCACTCTCCCCGTCGCCAAGGGGACACAATAGGCCTGGTGATGGAAAGGAAGCGACCTGTAGGAAGCATCGATCGTCTACGGTGGTACTGCGAGAATGAGAAGGAGCATGGTGAAACACCTGCCTTGATCCGTGAGGAGCAGTTCTTCTGTGAAGATATGGAAACGCAGCTCAAAGAGGTCATTGAGGATTGGATGAGGAACGAGAGCAGTCGCGAATGCAAGTTATGTGGCAGTATTGCCGCAGC CCCAGGGTACTCACTCGATATCAATGAATAA
- a CDS encoding aldehyde dehydrogenase (aldehyde dehydrogenase), with the protein METLNTLWQLNTEQKAYEFLASQCDPIRLRNFVGNGFLPCATSNKWVNSFNPRDGKVLVQVPLSDSTDVDVAVETATKAFPSWSRTSRKARSQMLQRIASIISDEKELFAVWESIDQGKTLARARVEVERAIDNFNYFATYILHEESAARYVDGPPSVLTYEHRSPVGVFGLITPWNMPLYLLTWKIAPCLAFGCVGIAKPSEVTSITAFLLAEVFKKAELPAGVMNIVFGDGPGVGSALVRSTRVRGVSFTGGPATGVQIRRDTAADIGKHVSLELGGKNPVLVFDDVDIPNAVSVAARAAFENSGQICLCGSRIYVHRRIYDNFMSAFVAYVEKNYRLGETMGPVASLQHYLKIRSYLLQARVESAQFHIGGIPSEEPDGYWVPPVILSGIDTNSPVIRDEIFGPVVTVTIFDTEDEAIALANDNVNGLAAIVMTNDIARMRRIGERIDAGLVWVNCWLVRELGTAFGGLKASGVGREGGAHSRDVFTNLRTLHVPSAW; encoded by the exons ATGGAGACTCTTAACACACTATGGCAGCTCAACACTGAGCAAAAGGCCTATGAATTCTTGGCCAGTCAGTGCGACCCGATCCGTCTCCGCAATTTCGTGGGCAACGGATTCCTACCCTGCGCGACGTCCAATAAATGGGTTAATTCGTTTAATCCTAGAGATGGCAAAGTCTTGGTACAAGTTCCTCTAAGCGACTCTACGGACGTGGACGTGGCTGTCGAGACAGCCACGAAGGCGTTTCCTTCGTGGTCGCGGACGTCGCGAAAGGCAAGATCTCAGATGCTGCAAAGAATTGCCAGCATTATCAGCGACGAAAAAGAGCTTTTCGCGGTCTGGGAGAGCATTGACCAAGGGAAGACTCTTGCTCGCGCGCGagtggaagtggagagagCTATTGATAACTTCAA CTATTTTGCTACATACATCCTGCACGAGGAAAGCGCCGCCCGTTATGTAGATGGACCACCTTCGGTCTTGACATACGAGCACCGATCTCCCGTGGGCGTTTTCGGACTCATCACTCCATGGAACATGCCGCTCTATCTTTTGACCTGGAAAATTGCACCTTGCCTCGCTTTTGGCTGCGTAGGAATTGCGAAGCCAAGTGAAGTGACAAGTATAACCGCATTCC TTTTGGCCGAGGTTTTCAAGAAAGCAGAACTGCCTGCTGGGGTGATGAACATAGTTTTTGGTGATGGGCCTGGCGTCGGTTCTGCCTTGGTACGCTCGACTCGTGTTCGTGGCGTATCATTTACTGGTGGCCCCGCCACAGGAGTCCAGATTAGACGGGACACGGCTGCAGATATTGGGAAGCACGTATCGCTCGAGCTGGGTGGCAAAAACCCAGTGTTGGTCTTTGACGACGTCGATATACCTAACGCCGTGTCTGTGGCAGCCCGTGCAGCTTTTGAGAATAGCGGCCAGATCTGTCTTTGCGGGTCGCGTATCTACGTTCATCGTCGCATCTACGACAATTTCATGTCCGCATTTGTTGCTTATGTCGAGAAAAACTACCGATTAGGGGAGACGATGGGACCTGTCGCCTCTCTGCAACATTATCTCAAGATCCGGTCCTATCTCCTGCAGGCTCGAGTGGAATCCGCACAGTTCCACATCGGCGGCATTCCGTCCGAGGAACCGGACGGCTACTGGGTCCCCCCCGTTATTCTGAGTGGTATTGACACCAACAGTCCAGTGATCCGGGACGAAATCTTTGGACCCGTTGTCACCGTGACAATTTTTGACACAGAAGATGAGGCTATCGCACTGGCAAACGACAATGTCAATGGACTAGCAGCTATTGTTATGACAAACGATATAGCCAGGATGCGTCGTATTGGCGAGAGGATTGACGCCGGACTGGTGTGGGTGAACTGCTGGCTGGTGAGAGAACTCGGCACGGCATTCGGAGGGCTCAAGGCATCTGGGGTGGGTCGAGAGGGTGGTGCACATAGCCGAGACGTTTTTACCAACCTGCGGACGCTTCATGTCCCCTCCGCCTGGTAG
- a CDS encoding uncharacterized protein (predicted protein), with protein MTISLSQENKKCPETGNIALDGPQLGEASTEETERGESREIFELSQGGVEFRTVSWQRATVVFIKISFAMSILATPGALAALGSVGGSLCIIGFTTLNTYSAIILGDFRNKYPQCHSKSISQDSSNLSGLILSEVLPDMMAFTWGRIGRELVGIQVIIAQILISASGIVTTATGFNALSSHGTCTVTFALVSTILVTICSSIRMFSRLGWLTWIGFFTFLLAVFIFTGAVTQQDRPPAAPPTGDFDLGWTPIAYPSFVVGMLNVENIFISTAGSSMFLPVISEMRRPPDYRKACISAGFIVGAMYLSFSLVIYRWCGVWLSVPVFGSAGKLFKQISYGIAMPGLVIGVGIYQHVAAKYAFVRLLRDSKHLQANTWVHWLTWLGMNFILGAVAFVVAEAVPILDYLLALAGALCFAPFSLIFPALLWFHDHKDYKSGPRIQKVKYGLHAGIVILGLFMTVGGTYAVSISIKDAFSSGDIAQVFDCRDNSGSNNGLIHECEVKQVAWGCVFIIRPKESIIPERLLRYSQATYI; from the exons ATGACTATTTCTCTTAgtcaagagaacaaaaaatGCCCCGAGACCGGTAATATCGCGCTCGATGGGCCTCAGTTAGGCGAAGCCTCAACTGAGGAAACAGAGCGCGGGGAATCACGCGAGATCTTCGAACTGAGCCAAGGCGGCGTCGAGTTCAGGACTGTCAGCTGGCAGCGAGCGACTGTTGTGTTCATTAAAATCAGCTTTGCGATGAGCATCCTCGCCACTCCAGGGGCTTTAGCGGCACTTGGCTCGGTTGGGGGATCGTTATGTATCATCGGATTTACTACGTTGAATACAT ATTCTGCTATTATCCTCGGCGATTTTCGCAATAAATATCCCCAATGTCACAGTAAGTCTATATCCCAGGATTCTTCAAATCTATCAGGATTAATACTTTCTGAAGTGCTGCCAGATATGATGGCCTTCACCTGGGGACGTATTGGCCGCGAACTCGTCGGAATCCAGGTCATAATTGCTCAGATCCTAATTTCCGCAAGTGGAATCGTTACAACAGCAACCGGATTCAACGCTTTGTCGAGTCATGGGACATGCACAGTGACTTTTGCTCTTGTATCCACAATTTTGGTTACCATATGCTCGTCCATCCGCATGTTCTCTCGTCTGGGCTGGCTGACCTGGATCggcttcttcaccttccttcttgcAGTATTTATCTTCACGGGCGCCGTGACGCAGCAAGACCGACCTCCAGCAGCCCCACCAACCGGTGACTTTGATCTCGGCTGGACACCCATCGCGTACCCATCCTTTGTTGTGGGTATGCTGAATGTAgaaaacatcttcatcagcacGGCTGGTTCGTCCATGTTTTTACCTGTTATCTCGGAGATGCGCCGGCCCCCGGATTATCGCAAGGCTTGTATCTCGGCCGGTTTCATAGTTGGAGCTATGTATTTGTCGTTTAGTCTGGTTATATACCGCTGGTGTGGTGTTTGGCTTTCTGTTCCTGTCTTCGGCAGTGCTggaaagctcttcaagcagATATCTTATGGTATCGCAATGCCAGGGCTTGTGATTGGTGTTGGCATCTACCAGCATGTAGCGGCCAAGTACGCCTTTGTCCGGTTGCTCCGTGATTCGAAACATTTGCAGGCAAATACCTGGGTTCACTGGCTCACCTGGCTCGGTATGAACTTTATACTGGGTGCTGTAGCTTTCGTTGTGGCAGAGGCAGTCCCGATCTTGGATTATTTACTTGCTTTGGCCGGCGCACTGTGCTTCGCGCCCTTCAGCCTGATTTTTCCGGCACTTCTCTGGTTTCATGATCATAAAGACTATAAATCTGGGCCAAGGATTCAGAAGGTAAAGTATGGACTACATGCGGGAATTGTGATTCTTGGGCTTTTCATGACAGTTGGTGGAAC GTATGCCGTCTCTATTTCGATCAAGGACGCGTTTTCCAGTGGAGATATCGCCCAGGTCTTTGACTGCAGGGACAACTCTGGATCCA ACAACGGACTGATCCACGAATGTGAG GTAAAGCAGGTTGCCTGGGGTTGTGTGTTCATCATTCGGCCAAAAGAGAGTATAATACCGGAGCGTTTGCTACGGTATTCCCAAGCTACATATATCTGA